From Bacteroidota bacterium, the proteins below share one genomic window:
- a CDS encoding chromophore lyase CpcT/CpeT — translation MMRKSGISLLVFQIFLLIQAEAQSPDLTRLTDWMAGSYSSEAQHLRDTANYFDIRLLMAPIWKERSDGHWFYVEQAVADYLDKPYRQRVYRIHEIEPGVFESVIYTLQEPLRFTHHPELLEKLPIDSLTEKKGCSVILRKQADGQFAGSTVGKQCPSDRKGAAYATSEVTITPERLLSWDRGYNEKDEQVWGAEKGGYEFVKLKGR, via the coding sequence ATGATGCGTAAATCTGGTATAAGCCTTCTCGTATTTCAAATCTTCCTGCTGATCCAAGCGGAAGCGCAATCGCCCGACCTTACCCGTCTGACCGACTGGATGGCCGGATCTTACAGCAGTGAGGCGCAGCACTTACGCGACACTGCCAACTATTTCGACATCCGTTTGCTGATGGCTCCTATCTGGAAAGAACGATCGGATGGTCATTGGTTTTACGTGGAGCAGGCCGTTGCCGATTACCTTGATAAACCCTACCGCCAACGGGTTTACCGCATCCACGAAATCGAACCCGGTGTTTTCGAGAGCGTCATATACACCCTGCAGGAACCCTTGCGTTTCACCCACCATCCGGAACTGCTGGAGAAACTTCCAATTGACAGTCTGACCGAGAAGAAAGGATGCTCCGTAATACTGCGAAAGCAAGCCGACGGACAGTTCGCCGGAAGCACGGTGGGTAAGCAATGTCCGAGCGACCGAAAGGGCGCTGCCTATGCTACCTCGGAAGTAACGATCACCCCGGAACGTTTGCTTTCCTGGGACCGTGGTTATAACGAAAAAGACGAGCAGGTCTGGGGCGCGGAGAAAGGCGGTTACGAATTCGTCAAGTTGAAGGGTCGCTAA
- a CDS encoding T9SS type A sorting domain-containing protein: MFFLLAFSAFATQTTQDRKLPFEKESEIAASNGGLSVQFILDVPDCDSLCIGQFSCFVQGGVPPFTYSWSTGSIDSFTTGVCAQSQISLYVEDSVGDWVNTVYFVPQPLRFLVTTTPASCATCCDGSGLGTVSTSCSLPVTYLWNPGMVTLPTINNMCGNITYSLCVTDVCGCTLCDTLILCGFPAGTSNLIADRPVFQATYASAGQCIMASLLDGPSTAQFDLYDLQGRKILQSTLEKSETRSINAAALASGTYLVVVSDENRLLGNQLLVIP, from the coding sequence ATGTTTTTCCTGTTGGCGTTCTCGGCTTTTGCCACTCAAACAACTCAAGACCGGAAGCTTCCCTTCGAAAAAGAAAGCGAAATCGCAGCATCGAATGGAGGTTTGTCAGTCCAGTTCATACTTGATGTTCCCGATTGCGATTCGCTTTGTATCGGACAATTCTCCTGCTTCGTGCAAGGCGGTGTACCACCCTTCACTTATAGTTGGTCGACCGGCTCAATAGACAGTTTCACTACGGGCGTTTGCGCACAATCCCAGATCAGTCTATACGTCGAGGACTCCGTAGGCGATTGGGTCAACACGGTATATTTCGTTCCACAGCCCTTACGGTTCCTGGTGACGACCACCCCGGCCAGTTGCGCAACATGCTGCGACGGCAGCGGACTTGGAACCGTCAGCACTTCGTGCTCGCTCCCCGTTACTTATCTTTGGAATCCTGGCATGGTTACTCTTCCCACCATAAATAACATGTGCGGGAATATCACTTATAGCCTATGCGTTACGGATGTATGTGGATGCACCTTATGCGACACACTAATACTCTGCGGGTTTCCTGCCGGGACCTCTAACCTCATCGCCGATCGGCCAGTATTCCAGGCAACCTATGCATCAGCCGGTCAATGCATCATGGCTTCCCTATTGGATGGACCATCCACCGCGCAGTTCGACTTATATGATCTTCAAGGCAGAAAGATCCTGCAATCGACTCTGGAGAAAAGCGAAACCAGAAGCATCAACGCGGCCGCCCTGGCTTCCGGAACTTATCTTGTCGTGGTAAGCGATGAAAATCGTCTGCTCGGAAATCAACTGCTCGTCATACCCTGA